The genomic window GCTCCGCTCCGCAAGACTGCTGCTGGCACCGTCCAGACCGCAAAGCTGCTGGCCGCTACTGCCAATCGGTACGCCAATTCTCCTCAAGCCGTCGGCATCTTCAAGCCAAACGACGGCAGTGAACCAGAAGACGATGTCATCCAGTCATTCCTCGGCAAGTATCGCGCCGCTCGTCAGAAGAATGTGGATGCCTTCCTCCCAGAGAACATCGATTACGTCCCCGGTCAGATGCTCACCGCTGACGAACTTCAGCTCATCGGTGCACGCGAGTTCCTGATCTCTGAGGCTAGCCGGCTAACTGGTCTGCCGTCCTCATGGCTCGGTCTGAACACGACTACCAGGACGTACAGCAACGCGATCGACGAGCGTAAAGACCTGATCGACTTTGCGGCTAAGCCGTTCCTGTCAACGATTGAACAGCGGCTCTCGTTGGGTGACGTAACCCCTAACGGTCAGGTCGCGAAATGGAGCCTTGACGGTTTCCTTCGTAGTAACACAACGGAGCGATACCAGAGCTATAAGACCGCCCTTGAAGGTGGCTGGTTGACCGTCGATGAAATCCGATCCTACGAAGACCTTCCCAAACTGAACGGAGGTGCCGAGTGACTGACCGATTCGATCTCGAAGCTACCGAGCTTTTTAGCGACCGTGATTCACGGGTCATCCGTGGACTTCTGATTCCTGCCGATGACGTTACCAAACGCGGAGGCTATGACCTTCGATTTGCACGCGACTCGGTGACCTTCTCGGATCGGACCCCGGCTCTTCTTCATCACGACAGTAAGCGTCCCGTTGGTCGACTGAGCACTTACGAGTGGACTGATCGAGGACTTGAGATTGCCGTCAAGGTCTCCAAAACCGTCGATGGTGATGAAGCCCTTGAGCTTGCCAGTGAAGGTGTCCTCGGCTTCAGCGTTGGGGTCAACATCCGCTCTGTCCACGATGAAGGTAAGAGCCGTACGGTGCTCGCCGGTGACGGCGTAGAGGTGTCCATGGTTGCACTGCCCGCGTTCTCTAAGGCGCTTGTCGATTCTGTTTCATTCAGTGAAGAAATCAATCATCAGGAG from Actinoplanes derwentensis includes these protein-coding regions:
- a CDS encoding phage portal protein: MKFWTPWKTQAESFASTATSGGTPILSTLPNDWSTWQALINGTESPTQVSRDEIMALPGFVRARDVFCSLGNLPLHSINGSGQKIDRKLFTQPESTIGRVRSVTMANLFEDLLFDAVSLWVVVARDATDYPTAIRHYKFGEWSQDEKTGRIRIGTDLVPAEDVILFESPNAPLRKTAAGTVQTAKLLAATANRYANSPQAVGIFKPNDGSEPEDDVIQSFLGKYRAARQKNVDAFLPENIDYVPGQMLTADELQLIGAREFLISEASRLTGLPSSWLGLNTTTRTYSNAIDERKDLIDFAAKPFLSTIEQRLSLGDVTPNGQVAKWSLDGFLRSNTTERYQSYKTALEGGWLTVDEIRSYEDLPKLNGGAE